The following are encoded in a window of Gammaproteobacteria bacterium genomic DNA:
- a CDS encoding hypothetical protein (Evidence 5 : Unknown function): protein MGRAKRNPSNPVPIFQIRAQHAPGVPRAFKSINQVGTVKDGFRFALPILRLLEWPQVAAHVQQTDNLHVGLIAGGFMLAALAKFGQFPFVGWLPRALEGPTPSSAIFYGSLMVHAGVYLLLRLEPLLMEAPVIMGPPA, encoded by the coding sequence ATGGGTAGAGCGAAGCGAAACCCATCGAATCCCGTTCCAATATTCCAAATCCGCGCCCAACACGCCCCCGGTGTCCCGAGGGCGTTCAAGTCAATCAATCAAGTTGGTACAGTGAAAGATGGGTTTCGCTTCGCTCTACCCATCCTACGCTTGCTGGAATGGCCGCAAGTCGCCGCCCACGTCCAGCAGACCGACAATCTTCATGTGGGATTGATCGCTGGTGGATTTATGTTGGCGGCCTTGGCCAAGTTTGGTCAATTCCCCTTTGTTGGATGGCTGCCTCGCGCCTTGGAAGGTCCCACCCCGTCAAGCGCCATTTTCTATGGGTCTCTCATGGTCCACGCTGGGGTCTATCTGCTGCTCCGATTGGAGCCCCTGCTGATGGAGGCGCCGGTGATAATGGGGCCACCAGCGTAA
- a CDS encoding hypothetical protein (Evidence 5 : Unknown function): MVDHPTKYRWSSYAANALGVSNSVLTPHGEYFSLGHSLMDCQSVYRSFLHDCSDADELVQLRCALQTGTPLSNEKFKTEIEDVLARKVGFPFRGRPRHIFEKGGQPPK; this comes from the coding sequence ATGGTGGATCACCCGACCAAGTATCGTTGGTCTAGCTACGCGGCTAACGCGCTGGGGGTGAGTAATTCTGTCTTGACACCACACGGGGAATATTTTTCTTTAGGACATTCTCTCATGGATTGCCAATCTGTTTATCGTAGCTTTCTCCATGACTGTTCGGATGCTGATGAATTAGTGCAGCTAAGATGCGCCTTGCAAACGGGAACACCGTTGAGCAATGAGAAGTTCAAAACGGAAATTGAAGATGTGCTGGCTCGCAAAGTGGGATTTCCGTTTCGTGGTAGACCTCGCCATATATTCGAAAAAGGAGGGCAGCCCCCTAAATAA
- a CDS encoding insertion element IS1 protein InsB, with protein sequence MANRAVLCPCCKCDHVVKRGKTELGKQRYLCLKPECGRKTFILDYTYQGYLPEVKEQIIDMAMNGSGIRDTARVLRISPGTVISEIKKQEPYIEAVNQSLLKRLNADDIVVDIQKVEGAEVDEMWSYSKATIK encoded by the coding sequence ATGGCTAACAGAGCTGTTTTGTGTCCATGCTGTAAATGTGATCATGTCGTTAAACGCGGCAAGACGGAACTTGGAAAACAACGCTATCTCTGCCTGAAGCCGGAATGTGGTAGGAAGACATTCATTTTAGATTATACCTACCAGGGGTATTTGCCAGAAGTCAAGGAGCAGATCATCGACATGGCAATGAACGGCAGCGGGATCCGTGATACTGCGCGGGTATTGAGAATTAGTCCAGGGACGGTTATTAGCGAAATAAAAAAACAAGAACCCTATATTGAGGCAGTCAATCAGTCACTACTGAAAAGACTGAATGCAGATGACATTGTTGTTGATATTCAAAAGGTTGAAGGTGCTGAAGTGGATGAAATGTGGAGCTATAGCAAAGCCACCATAAAATGA
- a CDS encoding hypothetical protein (Evidence 5 : Unknown function) → MRLRCPAELGRGFPIRSIQQAIKNAGHILEYLPPYSPDFNPIEHKWAQLKAIDKRERRTTEEVFANYA, encoded by the coding sequence ATGAGGTTGCGTTGTCCGGCAGAGCTAGGTAGGGGGTTTCCGATAAGGTCTATTCAACAAGCCATCAAAAATGCGGGCCATATTCTGGAATATTTACCCCCTTATTCACCAGATTTCAATCCCATCGAACATAAGTGGGCGCAATTAAAGGCGATTGACAAAAGAGAACGCCGTACTACCGAGGAAGTCTTCGCAAATTATGCGTAA
- a CDS encoding transposase: MNYTHITHDTMISLLKPFTDHVHTITTDNGKEFSQHQQIAKELNAGFYFAHPYSSWERGANENMNGLIHQFFSKKMSLKFIPEKFIKRAKDLLNHQPRKCPGLKTLFEGFNNELKLGNPSVALQDCNPPFSI, translated from the coding sequence ATGAATTACACGCATATCACTCATGACACGATGATTTCTTTACTCAAGCCTTTTACCGATCATGTTCATACTATCACGACCGACAATGGCAAGGAGTTTTCCCAACATCAACAGATCGCCAAAGAACTGAATGCAGGGTTCTACTTCGCACACCCATATTCCTCCTGGGAGCGTGGCGCTAACGAGAATATGAATGGACTGATCCACCAGTTTTTTTCAAAGAAGATGAGTCTTAAATTCATCCCTGAAAAATTCATCAAGAGGGCAAAGGATCTCCTAAATCACCAGCCACGAAAATGCCCCGGATTAAAAACTCTTTTTGAAGGGTTCAATAATGAGTTAAAATTGGGCAACCCATCCGTTGCACTTCAAGATTGCAATCCGCCGTTCAGCATTTAA
- a CDS encoding hypothetical protein (Evidence 5 : Unknown function), with protein sequence MAALACIGELTNLYEVDYDAWLQRNLELLRQFRFAELNAERRIAILKCNGWVAQF encoded by the coding sequence ATGGCGGCGTTGGCGTGTATTGGTGAACTGACGAACCTTTACGAAGTCGATTACGACGCTTGGCTTCAACGTAATTTAGAATTGCTGCGTCAGTTCCGTTTCGCCGAATTAAATGCTGAACGGCGGATTGCAATCTTGAAGTGCAACGGATGGGTTGCCCAATTTTAA